In Pseudomonas deceptionensis, a single window of DNA contains:
- a CDS encoding Bax inhibitor-1/YccA family protein encodes MREQDYAVNNSVQAEQLEVSRVLRNTYGLLALTLAFSGVMAYVSQQMRVGYPNIFVVLIGFYGLFFLTNKLRDSAWGLVSAFALTGFMGFLLGPILNRFLGMQGGAEVVSSAFAMTALVFGGLSAYVLITRKDMSFLGGFITAGFFVLLGATLASFFFQVSGLQLAISAGFVLFSSVCILFQTSAIIHGGERNYIMATISLYVSIYNLFISLLQIFGIMSRDD; translated from the coding sequence ATGCGCGAACAGGATTACGCAGTTAATAACAGCGTGCAGGCCGAGCAGCTAGAGGTTAGTCGCGTCCTGCGCAACACATACGGTTTGCTGGCTCTTACCCTGGCTTTCAGCGGTGTGATGGCTTACGTCTCGCAGCAGATGCGGGTCGGCTACCCTAATATTTTTGTCGTCCTCATCGGTTTCTACGGCCTGTTCTTCTTGACGAACAAGCTGCGTGATTCGGCATGGGGCCTGGTGTCCGCTTTTGCCCTGACAGGTTTCATGGGTTTCCTGCTGGGCCCAATCCTTAACCGCTTCCTGGGCATGCAGGGCGGCGCTGAAGTCGTCAGTTCGGCATTTGCAATGACGGCTCTGGTGTTTGGCGGCCTGTCTGCCTATGTGCTGATTACCCGCAAGGACATGAGCTTCCTGGGCGGCTTCATCACTGCCGGCTTCTTTGTGCTGCTGGGCGCGACGCTGGCGAGCTTCTTCTTCCAGGTCAGCGGCCTGCAACTGGCGATCAGCGCAGGCTTCGTACTGTTCTCTTCGGTCTGCATCCTGTTCCAGACCAGCGCCATCATCCATGGCGGTGAGCGCAACTACATCATGGCCACCATCAGCCTTTATGTGTCGATCTACAACCTGTTCATCAGCCTGCTGCAAATTTTCGGCATCATGAGCCGCGACGACTGA
- the tusD gene encoding sulfurtransferase complex subunit TusD, with translation MKFAIALYSAAHAPSSRRALRFAEAALAGGHEIVRLFFYQDGVHSASSNIVTPQDEQDIAQQWANFVSLHQLDGVVCIAAALRRGVLNEDEAARYQRPGVNVKAPWELSGLGQLHDAIQSADRLICFGGP, from the coding sequence ATGAAATTTGCCATTGCCCTTTATTCAGCAGCCCATGCACCCTCCTCCCGCCGAGCCCTGCGCTTTGCCGAGGCGGCGTTGGCGGGCGGCCATGAAATTGTTCGGTTGTTCTTCTATCAGGACGGCGTTCACAGCGCCTCGAGCAATATCGTAACGCCGCAGGACGAGCAAGACATCGCTCAGCAATGGGCGAACTTTGTCAGCCTCCACCAGCTCGATGGCGTGGTCTGCATTGCCGCCGCCTTGCGCCGTGGCGTATTGAATGAAGATGAGGCCGCACGCTATCAACGCCCCGGCGTCAATGTGAAAGCACCCTGGGAATTGTCCGGGCTGGGGCAGTTACACGACGCCATTCAATCGGCTGATCGACTGATCTGCTTCGGAGGGCCTTGA
- the tusC gene encoding sulfurtransferase complex subunit TusC → MPKSLLIISRQAPWSGPGAKEALDIVLAGGAFDLPIGLLFMDDGTFQLLPEQNAAVIEQKNLTANLQALSLFGVDDLYACNHSLTERGISPASLAVPDVQPLSAEEIRALFDRYDQVITL, encoded by the coding sequence ATGCCCAAGTCACTTTTGATTATCAGCCGCCAGGCGCCGTGGTCCGGCCCCGGTGCCAAAGAAGCACTGGATATCGTGCTGGCAGGCGGTGCCTTTGATTTGCCTATCGGCCTGCTGTTTATGGATGACGGTACTTTTCAGCTGTTGCCGGAACAAAACGCCGCCGTCATTGAACAGAAAAACCTTACGGCCAATCTGCAGGCCTTGTCCCTGTTCGGCGTTGATGACCTGTATGCCTGCAACCATAGTCTGACCGAGCGCGGCATTTCGCCAGCCAGCCTGGCGGTGCCTGACGTGCAGCCGTTGTCCGCAGAAGAAATCCGGGCACTTTTTGACCGTTATGACCAAGTGATCACACTCTGA
- the tusB gene encoding sulfurtransferase complex subunit TusB produces the protein MTTLHVLSHSPFSDTRLGSCLRLLSDEDALLLCGDAVYALQPQSSALKSLEDKTVFILEEDLLARNLECPAWATCVDYPAFVELSIQYDKVNSWL, from the coding sequence ATGACAACCCTACACGTTCTGAGCCACTCGCCCTTTTCAGACACCCGCCTGGGTAGCTGCCTGCGCTTGCTGAGCGATGAAGATGCGCTGCTGCTATGCGGCGATGCGGTATACGCCCTGCAGCCTCAAAGTAGCGCTCTGAAGTCGCTGGAAGATAAAACCGTCTTTATCCTTGAAGAGGACTTGCTGGCACGCAACCTTGAATGCCCGGCATGGGCAACATGTGTGGATTACCCGGCTTTCGTCGAGCTGTCGATTCAGTATGACAAGGTCAACAGCTGGCTATGA
- a CDS encoding TusE/DsrC/DsvC family sulfur relay protein: MNVLTLNGKNIELDKDGYLLDLNDWSADVAQALAAQAGIELSPEHWEILELLRSFYQEFQLSPATRPLIKYTALKLGPEKGNSLHLNRLFNGTPAKLAAKLAGLPKPTNCL, encoded by the coding sequence ATGAATGTGCTTACTCTCAACGGTAAAAATATCGAACTGGACAAGGACGGCTACCTCCTCGACCTTAACGACTGGTCTGCCGACGTTGCCCAAGCCCTTGCCGCTCAAGCTGGCATTGAATTAAGCCCCGAACACTGGGAAATCCTTGAGCTGCTGCGCAGTTTTTATCAGGAGTTCCAGCTCTCGCCTGCCACTCGCCCCCTGATTAAGTACACCGCACTGAAACTGGGGCCTGAAAAAGGCAACAGTTTGCACCTCAACCGCCTGTTTAATGGCACTCCAGCCAAACTCGCCGCCAAGCTGGCGGGCCTGCCCAAGCCGACCAATTGCCTATGA
- a CDS encoding glycosyl transferase family protein has product MNAPAALTLETPAEHPFAQFVRILGKGKRGARNLTREEAREAMGMLLDEKAEDTQLGAFLMLLRHKEESPEELAGFTEAVRERLTAPEIKVDIDWPTYAGKKRHLPWYLLAAKCLAQNGVRILMHGGGAHTAGRMYSEQLLDELAIPLCRNWQSVNEALDTGNLAFIPLQDWAPQLQRMIDLRNTLGLRSPIHSLARILNPLGARCGLQSIFHPGYQSVHREASGLLGDTSIVVKGDGGEVEINPDTLSHLYGTTAGVSWDEEWPALSAQRHVKPASLDPEHLKALWRGEVEDSYPQLALLSTMALALRGLGTPREQAFELAQRYWENRDKSI; this is encoded by the coding sequence ATGAACGCTCCTGCTGCGCTGACTCTTGAAACCCCTGCCGAGCACCCTTTTGCGCAATTTGTGCGCATCCTGGGCAAAGGCAAACGCGGGGCGCGCAATCTGACCCGCGAAGAAGCCCGCGAGGCGATGGGCATGCTGCTTGACGAAAAGGCAGAAGACACGCAATTGGGTGCCTTCCTGATGCTGCTGCGGCACAAGGAAGAAAGCCCTGAGGAACTGGCCGGCTTCACCGAGGCTGTAAGGGAACGTCTGACAGCGCCCGAGATCAAGGTCGACATTGACTGGCCAACGTATGCGGGCAAAAAACGTCACTTGCCCTGGTATCTGCTGGCCGCCAAGTGCCTGGCGCAGAACGGCGTACGCATCTTGATGCATGGCGGCGGCGCCCATACGGCAGGCCGGATGTACAGCGAACAACTGCTGGATGAACTTGCCATTCCGCTGTGCCGCAACTGGCAAAGCGTCAACGAGGCGCTGGATACAGGCAATCTGGCGTTTATTCCGCTACAGGACTGGGCGCCGCAACTACAGCGCATGATCGACCTGCGCAATACCCTGGGCCTGCGCTCGCCGATCCACTCCCTGGCACGCATTCTCAACCCTCTGGGGGCGCGTTGCGGCCTTCAAAGCATCTTTCATCCGGGCTATCAGAGTGTGCATCGCGAGGCCAGCGGTTTACTGGGCGACACCAGCATCGTGGTCAAGGGGGATGGCGGCGAAGTCGAAATCAACCCGGACACACTGAGTCATCTTTACGGCACCACCGCGGGCGTTAGTTGGGACGAGGAATGGCCAGCCTTGTCTGCGCAACGCCACGTCAAACCCGCGTCGCTGGACCCCGAGCACCTCAAGGCGCTCTGGCGCGGTGAAGTCGAAGACAGCTACCCGCAACTGGCCCTGCTTTCAACCATGGCCCTGGCATTACGAGGGCTGGGCACGCCCCGGGAGCAAGCCTTTGAGCTGGCACAGCGCTATTGGGAAAATCGAGACAAATCGATTTAA
- a CDS encoding YheU family protein codes for MLIPYDQLEPDTLTRLIEDFVSRDGTDNGDDTPQETRVLRVRHALSKGQAVIFFDLESQQCQLMPKHAVPKEFFD; via the coding sequence ATGCTTATTCCCTACGACCAGCTTGAACCCGACACCCTCACCCGCCTGATCGAAGACTTCGTAAGCCGCGATGGCACTGACAACGGTGATGACACGCCCCAGGAGACCCGCGTGCTGCGTGTCCGTCATGCGCTGAGCAAAGGCCAAGCCGTTATTTTTTTCGACCTGGAAAGCCAGCAATGCCAGCTAATGCCCAAGCACGCAGTGCCAAAAGAGTTCTTTGATTAA
- the csrA gene encoding carbon storage regulator CsrA — protein sequence MQILNRAAGECISIGSEVTLCVVAVNGKSVRLGFEAPKRIIIHRSEIYEQIKDQKAGHLAGGPHAKD from the coding sequence ATGCAGATACTCAATCGTGCAGCGGGCGAGTGTATTTCAATCGGATCAGAAGTCACCCTGTGTGTTGTTGCCGTTAACGGTAAAAGCGTGCGCTTGGGGTTCGAGGCCCCCAAGCGCATCATTATTCATCGATCAGAAATCTATGAGCAGATTAAAGACCAGAAGGCTGGGCACCTTGCGGGCGGACCCCACGCAAAGGATTAA
- a CDS encoding YnfA family protein, with the protein MLNYVWFFLAALFEIAGCYGFWMWLRQGKSAWWALPAIVSLVLFALLLTKVEAAYAGRAYAAYGGIYIVTSIAWLAVVERIRPLGSDWIGVGLCVVGATIILLGPRFSSP; encoded by the coding sequence ATGCTCAACTACGTTTGGTTTTTTTTGGCCGCCCTGTTTGAAATTGCAGGTTGTTACGGGTTCTGGATGTGGCTGCGCCAGGGCAAAAGTGCCTGGTGGGCATTGCCGGCCATTGTCAGCCTGGTGTTGTTTGCCTTGCTCTTGACCAAAGTCGAGGCCGCCTATGCCGGGCGTGCTTATGCTGCTTATGGCGGGATCTACATTGTGACGTCCATCGCTTGGCTGGCGGTCGTGGAACGTATTCGGCCGCTGGGTTCCGACTGGATTGGGGTAGGGCTGTGTGTGGTCGGTGCAACCATCATCTTGCTGGGCCCGCGCTTTTCAAGCCCGTGA
- a CDS encoding DUF3309 family protein, translating to MLMTTILLIILILLLVGGLPVFPHSKSWGYAPSGIIGTVLVVLLILLLLGKI from the coding sequence ATGCTTATGACCACGATACTTCTGATCATCCTTATTTTGCTGTTAGTCGGTGGGCTGCCTGTGTTCCCACACTCGAAAAGCTGGGGGTATGCCCCCTCGGGCATTATCGGGACCGTGCTGGTCGTGCTGTTGATATTGCTTTTGCTCGGCAAGATCTGA
- a CDS encoding LTA synthase family protein: MAIPDAPKQQHAATRTLQPTVKSHLAFTLLCALIMMVMFTLLRVALLVYNREMILDTPASTFLEAFANGLRFDLRIVVYFSIPLLLALLSVKAMAMRGVLRFWLTAASSLALFLGLMEMDFYREFHQRLNGLVFQYVKEDPKTVMSMLWYGFPVVRYLLSWAVGTVILYFAFRGADRVTRSHAKAATAGASRPVAPWYGRVAVFMVLLLVCVVAARGTLRQGPPLRWGDAYTTDSNFANQLGLNGSLSLIAAAKSRFGDDRTNIWKATLEQPKAQQTVRDMLLTENDKLVDPDTAAVRRDTTPPAEKTLPIKNVVVILMESFAGHSVGALGRPGNITPYFDSLSKEGLLFDRFFSNGTHTHQGMFATMACFPNLPGFEYLMQTPEGSHKLSGLPELLSARKFDDVYVYNGDFAWDNQSGFFSNQGMTTFVGRNDFVDPVFSDPTWGVSDQDMFNRGLEELKKREGKEPFYALLQTLSNHTPYALPTPLPVEPVTDRGSLNEHLTAMRYSDWALGQFFEKARKEPYFKETLFVVVGDHGFGNEQQISEMDLGRFNVPLLLIGPGIQEKFGQRNDTVGTQVDIVPTIMGRLGGEFRQQCWGRDLLTLPEGDKGSGVIKPSGSDQTVAIISGDHLLVQPKDMPAKVWQYTLGANPEAKVVTDSPDEAELKKKLESFLQTATKSLLDNTAGVADPK; this comes from the coding sequence ATGGCAATCCCGGACGCCCCAAAACAACAGCACGCGGCCACGCGTACGTTGCAACCGACTGTCAAATCGCATCTGGCGTTTACGCTGCTCTGTGCCTTGATCATGATGGTGATGTTCACCCTGCTGCGGGTGGCATTGCTGGTTTACAACCGGGAAATGATCCTCGATACCCCGGCATCGACATTCCTTGAAGCATTCGCCAACGGTCTGCGTTTTGACCTGCGAATCGTGGTGTATTTCAGCATCCCTCTGCTGTTGGCACTGCTCAGTGTCAAGGCAATGGCCATGCGTGGCGTGCTGCGCTTCTGGCTGACGGCCGCTTCCAGCCTGGCGCTGTTTTTGGGCCTGATGGAGATGGACTTCTATCGTGAGTTCCATCAACGCCTGAACGGCCTGGTTTTCCAGTACGTGAAGGAAGACCCGAAAACCGTGATGAGCATGCTTTGGTATGGCTTCCCGGTGGTGCGTTACCTGTTGTCCTGGGCCGTTGGCACCGTCATTTTGTACTTTGCATTCCGTGGCGCTGACCGCGTAACCCGTTCGCACGCCAAGGCGGCTACTGCAGGCGCTTCTCGCCCGGTTGCGCCGTGGTATGGCCGTGTTGCCGTGTTCATGGTGCTGTTGCTGGTGTGTGTGGTGGCTGCTCGCGGCACCCTGCGTCAAGGGCCTCCGCTGCGCTGGGGTGATGCCTACACAACCGACTCCAACTTCGCTAACCAGTTGGGCCTTAACGGTTCTCTGTCGCTGATTGCTGCTGCAAAAAGCCGCTTCGGTGACGATCGCACCAACATTTGGAAAGCGACCCTGGAACAGCCGAAGGCTCAGCAGACCGTACGCGATATGCTGCTGACCGAGAACGACAAGCTGGTCGATCCGGACACCGCTGCTGTGCGTCGTGATACCACGCCGCCTGCGGAAAAAACCCTGCCGATCAAGAATGTCGTCGTGATCCTGATGGAAAGCTTCGCCGGTCACTCGGTGGGCGCGCTGGGTCGTCCGGGCAATATCACGCCGTACTTCGACAGCTTGTCGAAAGAAGGCTTGCTGTTTGATCGCTTCTTCTCCAACGGTACCCATACCCACCAGGGCATGTTTGCCACCATGGCCTGCTTCCCGAACCTGCCAGGTTTCGAATACCTGATGCAGACCCCGGAAGGCAGCCACAAGCTGTCCGGCCTGCCGGAACTGCTCAGTGCCCGCAAGTTCGATGACGTGTATGTCTACAACGGCGATTTCGCCTGGGACAACCAGTCAGGTTTCTTCAGCAACCAGGGCATGACCACCTTTGTAGGTCGTAACGACTTCGTTGACCCGGTGTTCTCTGATCCTACCTGGGGCGTGTCCGACCAGGACATGTTCAACCGTGGCCTGGAAGAACTGAAAAAGCGTGAAGGCAAAGAGCCTTTCTATGCGCTGCTGCAAACCCTGTCCAACCACACGCCGTATGCCTTGCCTACGCCGTTGCCGGTTGAGCCAGTGACTGACCGTGGTTCGCTCAACGAACATTTGACCGCCATGCGATATTCAGACTGGGCACTGGGTCAGTTCTTCGAAAAAGCGCGTAAAGAGCCTTACTTCAAGGAAACCCTGTTTGTGGTGGTCGGCGACCACGGCTTCGGCAACGAGCAGCAGATTTCCGAGATGGACCTTGGGCGCTTCAACGTTCCATTGCTGCTGATCGGGCCTGGCATCCAGGAGAAGTTCGGGCAGCGCAATGACACCGTGGGTACTCAGGTCGACATCGTGCCGACCATCATGGGCCGTCTGGGTGGCGAGTTCCGTCAGCAATGCTGGGGTCGTGACCTGCTGACCCTGCCCGAAGGCGACAAGGGCAGCGGTGTGATCAAGCCGTCCGGCAGTGATCAGACCGTGGCGATCATCAGTGGCGACCACTTGTTGGTTCAACCCAAGGATATGCCGGCCAAGGTTTGGCAATACACCCTGGGTGCCAACCCTGAAGCCAAAGTGGTAACCGATTCGCCGGATGAAGCCGAGCTGAAGAAAAAGCTCGAGTCCTTCCTGCAAACCGCTACCAAGAGCCTGCTGGATAACACCGCAGGTGTGGCTGATCCGAAGTAA
- the speE gene encoding polyamine aminopropyltransferase, which translates to MTELLKTDYLETLYEGYGQRFRMDKLLHEVRTEHQHLVIFENPVMGRVMALDGVIQTTEADEFIYHEMLTHVPILAHGAVKRVLIIGGGDGGMLREVTKHIGIEHITMVEIDGTVVDMCKEFLPNHSKGAYDDPRLNLVIDDGMRFVATTEEKFDVIISDSTDPIGPGEVLFSENFYQACHRCLNEGGVLVTQNGTPFMQLQEVQTTAGRMRSLFADWHFYQAAVPTYIGGAMTFAWGSTDASYRKLPLETLRQRFAGSGIVTRYYNPEVHIGAFALPQYVLQAVNKPSND; encoded by the coding sequence ATGACCGAATTGCTTAAAACCGACTATCTCGAAACGCTTTACGAAGGCTATGGCCAGCGCTTCCGCATGGACAAGCTGCTCCATGAAGTGCGTACCGAGCACCAGCATCTGGTGATTTTCGAAAACCCGGTCATGGGCCGTGTAATGGCGCTGGACGGTGTGATTCAGACCACCGAAGCCGATGAATTCATCTACCACGAAATGCTGACCCATGTGCCGATCCTGGCCCACGGTGCCGTCAAGCGCGTGCTGATCATTGGCGGTGGTGATGGTGGCATGCTGCGTGAAGTCACCAAGCACATTGGCATTGAACACATCACCATGGTCGAGATCGACGGCACGGTGGTGGACATGTGCAAAGAGTTCCTGCCCAACCATTCCAAGGGTGCCTACGACGATCCACGCCTGAACCTGGTGATCGACGACGGCATGCGTTTTGTGGCCACCACCGAAGAAAAATTCGACGTGATCATCTCGGATTCCACCGACCCGATCGGGCCGGGCGAAGTGCTGTTCTCCGAGAACTTCTACCAGGCCTGCCATCGCTGCCTGAATGAAGGCGGTGTACTGGTGACTCAGAACGGCACGCCGTTCATGCAGTTGCAAGAAGTGCAGACCACGGCAGGGCGTATGCGCAGCCTGTTCGCCGACTGGCATTTCTATCAGGCGGCGGTGCCGACTTACATCGGCGGCGCGATGACGTTCGCCTGGGGCTCCACCGATGCGAGCTATCGCAAGCTGCCGCTTGAGACCCTGCGTCAGCGTTTCGCCGGTAGCGGTATCGTGACCCGCTACTACAACCCTGAAGTTCATATAGGCGCTTTCGCATTGCCGCAATATGTTTTGCAGGCTGTGAACAAGCCAAGCAACGATTAA
- a CDS encoding PLDc N-terminal domain-containing protein — protein sequence MGSTFNGLVGLIILALDIWAIINVIKSGAGTGAKILWVLLIVLLPVLGLVIWAIAGPRGNVRI from the coding sequence ATGGGTTCAACTTTCAATGGCCTGGTCGGTCTGATTATTCTGGCCCTGGATATCTGGGCCATCATCAACGTGATCAAAAGCGGTGCCGGGACCGGGGCGAAAATCCTCTGGGTGTTGCTGATTGTCCTCCTGCCGGTGCTGGGGCTTGTTATCTGGGCCATTGCCGGGCCGCGGGGCAATGTCAGGATTTAG
- a CDS encoding ankyrin repeat domain-containing protein, giving the protein MSDDKPANQNRQMSPEEAADFAEQVFNKARDGDAAMLAALLSKGLPANLRNQKGDTLLMLASYHGHVEAVKVLLEHNADPEIRNDNGQSPIAGAAFKGDLQMVKTLVEGGAQVEGASFDGRTALMMAAMFNRAEIVDYLISKGADPKAKDANGITALDAAKTMGATDTTAQLEKLLG; this is encoded by the coding sequence ATGTCAGACGACAAGCCAGCCAACCAAAACCGGCAGATGAGCCCTGAAGAGGCCGCCGACTTTGCCGAGCAGGTGTTCAACAAGGCGCGAGATGGCGATGCCGCGATGCTGGCAGCTTTGCTGAGCAAAGGTTTGCCGGCCAATTTGCGCAATCAGAAGGGCGATACCTTGCTGATGCTGGCCAGTTATCACGGGCACGTCGAGGCGGTCAAAGTGTTGCTTGAACACAATGCCGACCCCGAGATCCGCAACGACAACGGCCAAAGCCCGATTGCCGGCGCCGCGTTCAAAGGCGACCTGCAGATGGTCAAAACCCTGGTTGAAGGCGGTGCGCAAGTAGAAGGCGCTTCATTTGACGGCCGTACTGCGTTGATGATGGCCGCGATGTTCAACCGCGCCGAAATCGTTGACTACCTGATCAGCAAGGGTGCAGATCCAAAAGCCAAGGATGCCAATGGCATTACCGCCCTGGATGCAGCCAAGACCATGGGCGCCACCGATACCACGGCTCAGCTCGAGAAGTTGTTGGGTTGA
- a CDS encoding DUF3509 domain-containing protein, with amino-acid sequence MSLIQEKFASLFSNHTVTVKPRPDGGVLLTLCDSDGKQTQRSISYAQLHTAEQLTWAISAIRRDLAGTASELPTISLLQSQHRFALPTYHTR; translated from the coding sequence ATGAGCCTGATCCAAGAAAAATTCGCATCGTTGTTTTCGAACCACACTGTCACTGTCAAACCCCGCCCCGACGGCGGCGTGTTGCTGACCCTGTGTGACAGCGACGGCAAGCAGACCCAGCGCTCAATTTCTTACGCGCAGTTACACACTGCGGAGCAACTGACCTGGGCCATCAGCGCGATTCGCCGCGACCTGGCCGGTACGGCCAGTGAGCTGCCAACGATTTCACTGCTGCAGAGCCAACACCGCTTCGCCCTGCCGACCTATCACACCCGCTGA
- the mtnC gene encoding acireductone synthase, translating to MPIKAILTDIEGTTSAVSFVFDVLFPYAAKHLPGFIRQHAEDPEVALQLGAVRLDSGEPEADVERVIEILQQWIAEDRKATPLKALQGMIWKQGYEAGELKGHVYPDAVQALQAWHEKGYDLYVYSSGSIQAQQLIFGCSEAGDLRPLFSGYFDTTSGPKREAQSYRHIMEAIGCPAGKILFLSDIVEELDAAQAAGMQTCGLAREGGVLAGHKTVSSFAEIDPAGL from the coding sequence ATGCCGATCAAAGCCATCCTGACCGACATCGAAGGCACCACCAGCGCGGTCAGCTTCGTGTTCGACGTGTTGTTCCCGTACGCGGCCAAACACTTGCCCGGGTTCATCCGCCAGCACGCCGAAGACCCTGAAGTCGCCCTGCAACTGGGCGCTGTGCGCCTGGACAGCGGCGAGCCCGAAGCGGATGTGGAGCGCGTCATCGAGATCCTGCAGCAATGGATTGCCGAAGATCGCAAGGCCACGCCGCTCAAGGCGTTGCAGGGCATGATCTGGAAGCAGGGCTACGAGGCGGGCGAGTTAAAAGGCCATGTCTACCCGGATGCGGTGCAGGCTCTGCAGGCGTGGCACGAAAAGGGGTACGACCTGTATGTCTACTCTTCAGGCTCGATTCAGGCCCAGCAGCTGATTTTCGGGTGTTCCGAGGCGGGTGACCTGAGGCCGCTGTTCAGCGGCTATTTTGATACCACGTCAGGGCCCAAGCGCGAGGCGCAGTCCTACCGGCACATCATGGAGGCCATTGGCTGCCCGGCCGGCAAGATCCTGTTTTTGTCCGACATCGTCGAAGAGCTGGATGCCGCACAGGCGGCGGGCATGCAGACTTGCGGTCTGGCCCGGGAGGGCGGTGTGCTGGCGGGGCATAAAACCGTGAGCAGTTTTGCCGAGATCGATCCCGCAGGGCTGTAA